One genomic segment of Pedobacter endophyticus includes these proteins:
- a CDS encoding enoyl-CoA hydratase/isomerase family protein: protein MNTLVLYSVADRVATITINRPEKRNALNPQLIEALTETFILASEDDAVKVVVLKANGDSFSAGADLAYLQQLQHNTFEENVTDSNNLKKLFTTIYYLPKIVIAQVEGHAIAGGCGLATVCDIIFATPESNFGYTEVKIGFVPAIVSCFLKQKVSETIASELLLTGKIFNAEQALQYNLINFVTNANEINQTVQDFALSLCKESSGNSLMITKQLITQTTNPLLEKSLETAVQINARVRESSDFKKGIESFLNKEKITW from the coding sequence ATGAACACCCTCGTTTTATATAGCGTAGCGGATAGAGTTGCTACCATTACCATTAACCGGCCAGAGAAGCGAAATGCATTGAATCCGCAATTAATAGAGGCATTGACAGAAACCTTCATTTTGGCTTCTGAAGATGACGCCGTGAAAGTGGTTGTTTTAAAAGCGAACGGCGACAGCTTTAGCGCAGGAGCCGATTTGGCCTATCTTCAACAACTGCAGCACAATACTTTTGAGGAAAATGTGACTGATTCGAACAACCTGAAAAAACTTTTCACCACCATTTATTATTTACCCAAAATTGTAATTGCGCAGGTTGAGGGCCATGCCATTGCCGGCGGCTGCGGCCTGGCAACGGTTTGCGATATTATTTTCGCCACGCCAGAGAGCAACTTTGGTTACACAGAGGTTAAAATAGGCTTCGTGCCGGCTATCGTTTCGTGCTTTTTGAAACAGAAAGTTAGCGAAACCATCGCAAGCGAACTCTTATTAACGGGCAAGATTTTTAATGCCGAACAGGCGCTTCAATACAATTTAATAAATTTTGTAACAAATGCCAACGAAATTAATCAAACTGTTCAAGATTTTGCCTTAAGTTTGTGCAAGGAAAGTTCGGGTAATTCATTAATGATCACAAAGCAACTGATTACCCAAACTACCAATCCTCTTTTAGAAAAAAGCTTAGAAACAGCGGTGCAGATCAACGCTCGCGTTCGGGAAAGTTCAGATTTTAAAAAAGGTATTGAATCCTTCCTCAACAAAGAAAAAATTACTTGGTAA
- a CDS encoding DUF3307 domain-containing protein — MEIYLIKIIIAHLIGDFFLQPTSWVKDKERKKLKSGKLYLHVLVHVALIFIIFMSFNVWKIALSIGILHLIIDALKSILQTRKNARILFFIDQFFHFGSIVLVWHIFYKAYINVSFINETQVWLLIAGAMFLSLPTSIIMKVIIAKWLPESDDESPKSLQNAGKYIGILERVLIFVFILTNHFEAVGFLLAAKSIFRFGDLKEAHDLKLTEYVLIGTLLSFGIAIIVSLAMMGLVMH; from the coding sequence ATGGAAATTTATCTCATAAAAATAATTATTGCACACTTGATCGGAGATTTTTTTCTTCAGCCTACATCATGGGTAAAGGATAAGGAAAGAAAAAAGCTTAAATCGGGCAAACTGTACCTGCATGTTCTAGTTCATGTGGCTTTGATTTTTATTATTTTTATGAGCTTTAATGTCTGGAAAATAGCCTTGTCGATTGGTATACTTCATTTAATTATCGATGCGTTAAAATCGATCCTCCAGACAAGAAAAAATGCCAGGATCTTATTTTTTATCGATCAGTTTTTTCATTTTGGCTCAATTGTATTGGTTTGGCACATTTTCTATAAGGCATATATTAACGTTAGCTTTATTAATGAAACGCAGGTTTGGTTACTAATTGCCGGAGCGATGTTCTTGAGCCTGCCAACTTCTATTATTATGAAGGTAATTATTGCCAAATGGTTACCGGAGAGCGATGACGAAAGCCCGAAATCATTACAAAATGCAGGTAAGTACATCGGCATTTTAGAGCGGGTACTGATATTCGTTTTTATCCTTACCAATCATTTTGAGGCAGTTGGTTTTTTACTCGCTGCCAAATCTATCTTCCGTTTTGGCGATTTAAAAGAGGCCCACGATTTAAAATTAACCGAATATGTGTTAATTGGCACGTTGTTAAGTTTCGGTATTGCGATAATTGTTTCATTAGCGATGATGGGATTAGTGATGCACTAA
- a CDS encoding S9 family peptidase — MIKNLLFRLSIACIALCSVIEAKAQGLNWAKDGNSYYQVASGEIISVTLPKTERKTIVSRGLLTPAGKDAPIAVRSFQLSADGTKALIYTNSKKVWRYETRGDYWLADLSANKITQIGKDKPASSLMFAKLSPDGSKVAYVSKHNLYVENVDGTESKALTTNGTDRMINGTFDWVYEEEFDCRDGFRWSPDGKSIAYWQIDATRIKNFLMINNTDSIYPYTIPVEYPKVGEDPSACKVGVVDIATATTKWLNVPGDDVQHYIPRMQWVPNSNEVILQQLNREQNESIVYICDAANGAAKPVYTEKAKAWIDAQDEWKWLNDNNEFTIQSDKDGWSHLYRISRDGKKETLVTKGNYDVVDVKLIDDKNNYVYFIASPTNATQRYLYKTKLDGKGKLEQVTPSILLPGTHSYDISPNAAFARHSYNSATVRPVTEWMNFTTGNPFTMDGSITTQLSKQEAPKNKVEFFKVTTEDGVEMDGWMKKPENFNPAKKYPVVFYVYGEPASSTAADTYGAGRNWLYAGDMAKDGYIYISMDNRGAPVPKGTAWRKGIYKNIGVINIRDQAMAAKKLLATNSFMDKDRVAVWGWSGGGSSTLNLMFQYPEIYKTGIAIAAVGNQLTYDNIYQERYMGTPFPSKEAYVKGSPVTYAKNLKGNLLYIHGTGDDNVHYQNAEMLINELIKNKKVFQLMSYPNRTHSISEGEGTSEHLALTYTKFLRDNCPPGAK, encoded by the coding sequence ATGATTAAAAATTTATTATTCAGATTATCAATTGCCTGCATTGCACTCTGCTCGGTAATTGAGGCAAAAGCACAGGGCCTAAACTGGGCAAAAGATGGAAACTCCTACTATCAGGTGGCCAGCGGAGAGATTATTTCGGTAACACTGCCAAAAACTGAGCGTAAAACAATCGTTTCGAGAGGTTTATTAACGCCCGCCGGAAAGGATGCCCCAATCGCCGTTCGCAGTTTCCAGTTATCTGCCGATGGCACCAAAGCACTAATTTACACCAACAGCAAAAAAGTTTGGCGGTACGAGACACGTGGCGATTATTGGCTGGCCGATTTAAGCGCCAATAAAATCACCCAAATTGGTAAAGACAAGCCCGCATCGTCGTTAATGTTTGCCAAACTATCTCCAGATGGAAGCAAGGTGGCCTATGTAAGTAAACACAATTTATATGTAGAAAATGTTGATGGAACGGAAAGTAAGGCGCTAACCACCAACGGAACCGACCGAATGATTAACGGCACCTTTGATTGGGTGTACGAAGAGGAATTTGATTGCAGAGACGGTTTTAGATGGAGCCCTGATGGCAAATCCATTGCTTACTGGCAAATTGATGCAACCAGGATCAAAAATTTCCTGATGATTAACAATACCGATTCCATTTATCCATACACCATTCCGGTAGAATACCCAAAAGTTGGCGAAGATCCGTCGGCCTGTAAAGTGGGTGTGGTAGATATAGCAACAGCAACAACCAAATGGTTAAATGTTCCGGGAGATGATGTGCAGCATTACATTCCGCGGATGCAATGGGTACCAAATAGCAACGAAGTTATTTTGCAGCAGCTTAACAGAGAGCAGAACGAAAGTATTGTTTATATATGCGATGCCGCCAACGGTGCAGCGAAGCCCGTTTACACAGAAAAAGCGAAGGCTTGGATTGATGCTCAAGACGAGTGGAAATGGTTAAACGACAACAACGAATTTACCATTCAGTCTGATAAAGACGGTTGGAGTCATTTATACAGGATTAGTCGCGATGGAAAAAAAGAAACGTTGGTAACCAAAGGAAATTACGATGTTGTTGACGTAAAATTGATCGATGACAAAAATAATTATGTTTATTTCATCGCTTCGCCAACCAACGCCACGCAACGCTACTTGTACAAAACGAAGTTAGACGGTAAAGGAAAACTGGAGCAGGTTACACCGTCCATCCTACTTCCGGGAACGCACAGTTACGATATTTCTCCAAATGCTGCGTTTGCCCGCCACAGCTACAACAGCGCAACGGTAAGGCCGGTAACCGAATGGATGAATTTCACCACCGGAAATCCTTTCACTATGGACGGAAGCATTACTACCCAACTATCAAAACAAGAAGCGCCGAAAAACAAGGTTGAGTTTTTTAAAGTAACTACCGAAGATGGCGTGGAAATGGATGGCTGGATGAAAAAACCAGAAAACTTCAATCCTGCAAAAAAGTATCCCGTTGTGTTTTATGTTTACGGTGAGCCCGCCTCGTCTACGGCAGCAGATACTTACGGCGCCGGCAGAAACTGGCTATATGCCGGCGATATGGCAAAAGACGGCTACATCTATATTTCAATGGACAACCGTGGTGCGCCCGTTCCGAAAGGTACCGCCTGGAGAAAGGGAATTTACAAAAACATTGGTGTAATCAATATTCGCGATCAGGCCATGGCAGCGAAGAAACTTTTGGCCACCAATTCATTTATGGATAAAGACCGGGTAGCCGTTTGGGGCTGGAGCGGTGGCGGTTCATCAACCTTAAACCTAATGTTTCAATATCCCGAAATTTACAAAACCGGAATCGCAATTGCCGCTGTTGGCAACCAATTAACCTACGATAATATTTATCAGGAACGGTACATGGGCACCCCTTTTCCAAGTAAAGAAGCTTATGTAAAAGGCTCGCCTGTTACGTATGCAAAAAACCTGAAGGGAAATTTACTTTACATACACGGTACAGGCGATGACAATGTTCATTATCAAAATGCCGAAATGTTGATTAACGAATTGATTAAGAACAAAAAAGTTTTTCAGTTAATGAGTTATCCAAATCGTACCCACAGTATTTCTGAAGGTGAAGGAACCAGCGAGCATTTAGCGTTAACTTACACCAAGTTTTTAAGGGATAACTGCCCTCCGGGAGCGAAATAG
- a CDS encoding ligase-associated DNA damage response exonuclease, with protein MALIEFTKRGIYCKQGDFYIDPWWPVDYAVTTHGHSDHVRFGNKHYLCHTLTKPIIKRRISDDLDVETLDYGQSITRNGVNISFHPAGHIIGSAQVRLEYKGEICVISGDYKTEDDGISTVFEPIKCHSFVSESTFGLPVYKWQKQDIVFDKIKNWVGDNITNQKTSILIAYSLGKAQRLIKNLAGDVPIYVHNSIANLNEVIIDAGVNLPETIRITPETTKDELQKGIVIVPPAMRDSRWIKNLSHPVTGICSGWMQVRAHRRWQSADAGFALSDHADWTGLMEAITATQAEKVYVTHGFTAAFSRFLNDNGIESEEVMTRFGQEDDEENKVDLADVENRNSEIENIKSE; from the coding sequence ATGGCATTAATCGAATTTACCAAAAGAGGCATATATTGTAAGCAAGGCGATTTCTATATCGACCCTTGGTGGCCGGTAGATTATGCCGTAACAACACATGGGCACAGCGATCACGTACGCTTTGGCAACAAACATTACCTTTGCCACACGCTAACAAAGCCCATTATTAAGCGCCGCATTAGCGACGATTTAGATGTAGAAACGCTTGATTATGGCCAAAGTATCACTAGGAACGGCGTAAACATTTCGTTCCATCCTGCCGGCCATATTATTGGCTCTGCACAGGTAAGGTTAGAATATAAAGGAGAAATCTGCGTCATATCAGGCGATTATAAAACCGAAGACGACGGCATAAGCACAGTTTTTGAACCTATAAAATGCCATTCATTTGTTTCAGAAAGTACTTTTGGCCTGCCAGTGTACAAATGGCAGAAACAGGATATCGTTTTCGATAAAATCAAAAACTGGGTAGGCGATAACATTACCAATCAAAAAACAAGCATACTCATTGCCTATAGTTTGGGTAAAGCACAGCGATTGATTAAAAACCTGGCTGGCGACGTTCCGATTTATGTACACAACAGTATTGCAAACCTCAATGAAGTAATTATTGATGCAGGTGTAAACCTCCCCGAAACCATACGGATTACTCCCGAAACCACTAAAGATGAACTCCAAAAAGGAATTGTGATTGTGCCCCCGGCAATGCGGGATAGTCGTTGGATCAAAAATCTTTCTCACCCAGTTACCGGAATTTGTTCGGGCTGGATGCAGGTGCGGGCACACCGACGCTGGCAAAGTGCCGATGCAGGCTTCGCACTGAGCGACCACGCCGATTGGACAGGATTAATGGAAGCCATTACCGCTACACAAGCCGAAAAAGTTTACGTTACCCACGGCTTTACAGCAGCATTTAGCCGCTTTTTAAATGATAACGGAATAGAATCAGAAGAGGTAATGACCAGGTTTGGGCAGGAAGATGACGAGGAAAACAAAGTGGACTTAGCAGACGTTGAAAATCGTAATTCTGAAATCGAAAATATAAAATCAGAATGA
- a CDS encoding SatD family protein: MICILTGDIVGSRKIKDSWLLSLKNALKVISGQNKWEIYRGDSFQVEVEPENAIKWAAYIKACIRVNKPADVRMGIGIGDLKSKRKKLSESSGDAFVNSGAAFDGLKQAKVNLAVKTDWADFDEEINILIKLALIAMDSWGVVAAEMVKLALEHEDAVQSELAALSGRTQSSVSEALTRAHYSELLEMDQLYRKKLNLMLSK, from the coding sequence ATGATTTGCATACTGACAGGCGATATTGTAGGCTCAAGAAAAATTAAGGACAGTTGGCTGCTCAGCTTAAAAAACGCCTTAAAAGTAATTTCGGGGCAAAACAAGTGGGAAATTTATCGGGGAGATAGCTTTCAGGTTGAGGTTGAGCCAGAAAACGCCATTAAATGGGCGGCTTACATAAAAGCTTGTATCCGAGTAAATAAACCTGCTGATGTAAGAATGGGCATTGGCATTGGCGACCTTAAAAGTAAGCGGAAAAAGCTGTCAGAATCGAGTGGCGATGCTTTTGTGAACTCCGGAGCTGCATTTGATGGTTTAAAACAGGCAAAGGTTAACCTGGCTGTAAAGACTGATTGGGCAGATTTTGATGAGGAAATTAATATTTTAATTAAGCTGGCCTTAATTGCAATGGATAGCTGGGGAGTGGTAGCCGCAGAAATGGTAAAGCTGGCCCTAGAGCACGAAGACGCAGTACAAAGTGAACTGGCTGCGCTGTCGGGCAGAACCCAATCGTCGGTAAGTGAAGCTTTAACACGGGCCCATTACTCGGAGCTATTGGAAATGGATCAGCTCTATCGTAAAAAATTGAACTTAATGCTTTCGAAATAA
- a CDS encoding DUF4412 domain-containing protein — protein MLKSIKTSVVALILVSTAIIVHAQKKISEGTITYGLEYKLTDEQKSALGGQELPAEVKVKFNNGLTKIEMEQGPAMISIISDNNQKTGLILVDVPIAQKQYAVKQSKEEVETALAGMGKFSDFKATGEKQTIAGYSAEKYTYKDDKGGAHELWATKDVELPNTGTQTYFPGLAAFPVKYTMVQRGIETVNTLKAINDAKVGAISSAVPAGYEETTMQALMSMGGGGE, from the coding sequence ATGTTAAAATCAATCAAAACTAGCGTTGTTGCCCTAATATTGGTTAGCACAGCGATTATTGTTCACGCCCAGAAAAAGATTTCGGAGGGAACAATAACTTACGGCCTGGAGTATAAATTAACCGACGAACAAAAATCGGCATTGGGTGGGCAAGAACTACCAGCAGAAGTTAAGGTTAAATTTAATAACGGCCTCACAAAGATCGAAATGGAGCAGGGACCGGCGATGATCAGTATTATTTCTGACAACAATCAAAAAACAGGTTTAATTTTAGTTGATGTTCCTATTGCGCAAAAACAATATGCCGTAAAACAATCTAAAGAAGAAGTTGAAACTGCACTTGCCGGGATGGGCAAATTTTCGGATTTTAAAGCTACTGGCGAAAAACAAACAATTGCCGGTTACAGCGCCGAAAAATATACTTACAAAGATGATAAAGGTGGTGCACATGAGCTTTGGGCTACAAAAGATGTAGAGTTGCCAAACACCGGTACACAAACTTATTTCCCAGGTTTAGCTGCTTTTCCGGTAAAGTACACCATGGTGCAACGCGGAATCGAAACTGTTAACACCTTAAAAGCAATTAACGACGCCAAGGTAGGTGCAATCTCTAGCGCAGTGCCTGCAGGATACGAAGAAACCACTATGCAAGCGTTGATGTCTATGGGCGGCGGCGGCGAATAA